cAGATGCACGTTATTGCattccaaaaatacattttacacgTCTAAAAATGAGATTTATATCAaaatgagatgaagaaaaaagtgCCTACTCGGCACAAAGCTCAAACatgtttcatttcaattcatCAAGAAGATCTGGTTAGCAGGAAGAAGCAGGAGTCAAAGAGCCGGAGGTCCTGAAACGACAGCACCAGCAGGTCTTCTGCTCGTGTGTGGCGGAGCTGGAACAACATCCTACTGCATTTgtacaaatacaaaatgaattCCTCACATTCATAAAACCCCAGCAGGCAGGAGGAAACATTCTGAGTGTTTGCTTCACCTGTCGGAGCATCTGAAGGCGTCCATCGAGGCTTCACAGGAGGGTGGTCTTCAGTTTACAGTctacaaatgtttatttttgacattttattgtcttttagttttttttaatttcacttcattttattttattttatttattattttattttatttagtttttatttaaagtcacACGATGAAGGGACAAGAAGCATCAGATCTCCTTGTTAAAAGACGCCTCATCAACCTTCTCCGTTCCCATGATGATAAGTTTCAGTACCGAAAAGCTTGTGGATTGATTTGCAGCGTGTCCCAGTATTACAgtgttttcctttaaaatgCATACACCCTTAATGAAGTATCACACTTTTCAGCCtcctggaaatgtttttttgtggtttttatggacagaatctTGAGGCGAGAGACCGATTAGCAGAATTTTGAAAAAGCATCTCTgttctttgcagatgatgtgtttcAATTCGCTTCAAGATGTTGAAGACTGGTATGAGACTCAGCACCTCTGAatctgaatggatggatggacgaatgaatggatggatggatggatggatggatggatggatgaatccaTAATGATTAATTCGTTCCTCGTTGAACATGTTTGAAtccacatgcaaacacaaatacagccACGTGTTCCCGTCGGCCTCTTAAAGcgtcattaatgcatttttttgtgttaatccACGTCTGTCGCACCTCATTTACGATCCTtgttaaataatatttcatGCGACATCATTACGTGTCTGTGAAGTTCCACTTTCCGTGCATTAACGGCAGGAGAGATTGTGATTTAATCGTTACGATAGGAATGGCACTGCAGAGCAGCCAGATGTTAAATCCAAAATAATTTGGCCTACTTTCAGCACCGCCTTTATCTCCTGGCCAAATCTGGTCCCGCTTTGTGGTTTTAAGACGCAGTCTTTCATTTCAGTAAGTGGGGGGTGTTTACGTGTTACTACAAATGACCTATGGGTTTTCTAGTCTTAGCGTGTCTGAGTGTGTCTCGTGTTTCTGGTGGGAACCTCTTGCAGAAAAAGCCGCACAGAGCGACGATTCTGGACGTCGAGTAGAGCTGACAATTATAAAAAGTGAAATGTGAGCACATTCCTGgagttgtgtgtctgcacagCTGAGGGCTTATTGAAAGACGAGAGCCCAGAGGGGtcacggcacacacacacacacacacacacacacacacacacacacacacacacacacacaatgtacatGCTCACACACTGCATTTCTAATTCACTTTGCCCCATTAATGAAGATCCACTTTTTATGGTCATGCACCACatcattaaaactaaatacataTTGTATTTGTCACTTGCGCTTCCATGTCTTTCCTAATGCTGTGAAATCTggggaaacacatttaaacacatttagatCCTCTGATTAAATTGCAATAAAAGGGCAATAAGACTAATTAATAAAGTAGGGTTTCATGATCATACTAATGACATTTTCATAAAATCAAATGTATTGAACTTTGTCAGTTAAATATGTTAACGCTTGTATTTCAAATTGTAAATAAGGACATTCCTTTAACCATTCAATACTTTTACAAGctaagaaaaagcacatttaacCTCTGAGGTTTATTACGATTAGAGTCTGTTAAAGCTAGAACAAATGTCAGGCAAAGATGTGTGTCTGAGCTAGGAGTTAAACTCTGGAATAATTTGGAAGATGCATaaatctcattcattcattcattcattcattcattcattcattcattctgttctgGTGAGAGGTTGCAGTCACAGATACACTGGATTCGGACCTCAGATGGCTCTGAGATCAACTCACTAGTAAAGTTGTGTGACTGTGCCGCTCGTGCCCCAGTTTGGGGCTGAGAGAAGTGTTGTGAGGCTGTGAGAGAGCGACAGCTGACTAGATGGGACCGGGGAGGAGGGGATGGGGGAGTGGTGAGTAGGGGGGAGgcggtgtgtgtgggggggttgtgcTGGTCAGAAACTCCGTGTTCACTGCTGGGACCCCGGAGGAAACTGTGCCGAAAGAGAGGAGACTATAGTTGCAGCTGTtgttgctctttctctctctctcacacacacacacacgcacacgcacacgcacacgcacacacacacacacacacacacacacacacacacacacacacacacacagagttcatATACGTCTGTATATGTTATAAATTAATCTCAAATCACAATGACAGCGATGTCCAGCCGTCTATCATAAAAAAACGACCACAGCTCATCACTATGTTGACTATTAGATGattttcagatttgttttaGCTGATTTTCTCATGATTCCATCTAaacacatcagaaaatagcATAAAAAAAGACTGTTTGGAACAAATTTCCTGGATAGGGGAATTTTAAAATTATCTGTTGTATTAAAGCAAAAGTAAAATCCAAGGGTGTTAATCTTAATGATATCAATTCAGAAGAATTATTATATCCCATCATCAGACAAGCTGGAATCAGCACATGTCAAACATTTCTTCCGGAACAATGAAATTTGAGCTCTGCGACGGCCACAGAACATCAGATTAGAAGTTTAATTTATACTCTAAGGATAAGAAGTGCAGTATCTCTGCTGAAGGCGGTATTTTATGTTCCTCAAGGGACAGAAATATAAACTGATTTATGTTATCAGAAGTGCATCTAAAGCAGGGGGGGTAGAGCGTCATGAATAGTCTGTGATAAACTGCTGTGCTGCTGAGTTTGCgtagcttttatttatttattgaagatgctgatggagtgtgtgttcagatttAGAATCAATCTCGTGAGCAGTGGCGCTCAGGCAGCGAGAAATGTGATGGCTTTGCAGAGCAGAAACAAGATTTACGCTGAAGCAAAAGCTGGTTGCAAGATGTTTGTCCTCCTCTCTTAAAATGTTGTGAAGAGTAAAGACGCAtagaaatttgtttttgaaaatttaatttacaaaGAGTCCGTGACGGTTTATTGTGCACATGACACAAAATCAATACTGAAGGTTCGCAGAACCCTGATGAAGAATATCAACGACAGTGCTGAAAATTTCACTGagacacataaaataaaaaatacatctaCCAACATATTAGGGATGCACAATAGTATTGCCGTTGACAGTATCTCgcaatgaaaatgacaaatcaCCTCATCCCAAAATGaacgtttgtgtgtctgtgacacTCCGGTAGCACTAATCTTAAAAATAATAGTGTCCAGTACAGGAGAGAACAAATGATATGATAtgacatgacatcacagactGTGCTCCATAGTGGTTTCTGTGTACGTTGGACCCTCTAAAATGTATGGTTTGACCTGGATCCTGACAGCACCACATGGATCCACTGGCCAAGACACTCAAAAGTCCTGCGGCCTAATCCGtggcagctgattggtcaaAGTCAGCTGTTTGCTTcatgataataattataatcTCAGATTGTCCTTGGACAATGGTGGACCTTTATGAAAATGACGTATTTTGAGTCAGAGCAGGTACCGTCCTGAGGGGCTCtctcttaaaatgaaaaacaccaaaacattTGACTATACAAGAGAATATATACTGTAGGCCAAAGTCTATATGAACTGTAAAAAGACTGTGACATAATTATTTGTGCAGAATTCTAAGGACCATGCACTGAGATATTACAATATTATAACAGTGTTATAACATGTTATAACGTGTTATAACATGTTATAATGTGTTATAACAGTGTTATAACACGTTATAACACTATTATAACACTATAATGGTGTTATAATACACTAATATAACACTACAATAGTGTTATACCATGTTATAACACTATTATAATGCTATAATAGCATGTTATAACACATGTTATAACACTACTATAACACTTAATCATTATTGCTGCTGGTTAGTTGGTGACAAATCTGTACAAAAATTTGCACATTTTCATGTCTGGAACATGTGATAGTTGTTACAGGCTTTTCCCATCAGTGTCTCAACCAACTCATCATCACACCCTGCAAAGTATTTgcccatatatacagtatttaacatcattattatcatcattgttaGGTTTTTTCTGCATCTCCTCCCAACCTGCAATGATCCAGTTTTATGTCATGACTGTGCACCAGATAGAAGCTAGTTAGTAGTTCTGTATTTGTCATCTGtaccccctcctctctctgcatAACCCTGGACAGTTGACTCAACATGTACCATGTCTGCACAGCAGCCAAGAAAAATGTGTATTCCGACATCACAAATAGCACTGCTGAATACAAGGGACAAATCTCAGAAGTTAAATCTGCAGTCTTTGAACTCGTCATGCACCATATTGCTATTTCTAGGCAAAATGAGAAGAGGCAAGACTTCCTTAGTCAAAAGAGCATGCATTCCCTGAGCAAGGTGAATGAGACCGATGGGTTCAGTTAAACCTGAGTTTCCACAGCGTCATGGCTCGTTGGAAACGTAAGACAACATATGACTGTATTTAACTGGCAGTGCATTCAGTGACAGCTGCTTTGTAGCATCACAAAAAGAGTAACAAGGCAGTGTGAACGTTGGTGTGTGTATTCATAACTGCCAACAtgtagtatatactgtatattgaacaATGAAGTTAAAATTTCCTtcaacatatatacagtgtgaaAAATACACATCTGTGATGGTGACATTCTGAAAAAGATGTACCGTCTGTAAAGATATCCCCCCTAAAAAGCTAGATATAACCCTGTCATACATGCACACTCACTTACAAAGAccactgaaaaatacaaaacctgCAGCATAAAGATTATCtttaactctctctctctctctctcacacacacacacacacacacacacacacacacacacacacacacacacacacacacacacacacacacacacacacacacacacacacacacacacacacacacacacacacacacacaccaaacaagGATTGTCAAACCAACTGTTGGACTGATATTCTTGACTGTTCATCTGTCCATTTTTGGACAATAACTGCAAGcctttcattcagtcattcacatGGGTTAATTCCACAGCACCTGTCACTCATTCAGTTTGGCATCACTGGAAGTCTGTTGGCCTCGCCGTCACACCCACACAGCTGTGTTGTAGTCAAATAGAGGCTGCATTTTCTTGAGACCCGTCTCCGACTGTCTCCTGTCTATATAAACTCCTGCAAATGGCGGCTGGTGGACCTGGGGGAACTGGTAATGGTGGTTCCCATCTGTCTCACACAAGTGAGGAAATGGCCTGTTTTTGCCCTGCTGTGCATTGGACCAAAACGGCAGGTAAAAGCTGTGTTTCGAACTTTTAGGGGCCAGTTTCTTTGGCCTTTTGAAGAGGTCACTCTCTGACAGTCCAGGAGCCATCCAACCTGGTCTCTCCTTGAGCAGCTTGTCCCTGTCCGGCCTGACGCTGCGTAGGAActtcttgaagatgtttgtaGTTAACGAAAACTTCCTGCAGATCTCCTGTGAGCGGCTGAGGCGCAGAGGGTGAGCTGGAGAGTCTGGTCTGTCTACCCCTAAATCCATTATCCTGTCCTCACTCCTCCGGTCTTCTTCCCCTTCTTCTCTCTCCACCTCTGGCAAGTCCAGCCAGTTGCCCACAAGGTCAGCGAAGACATTGTCACCAAGCACCAAGGGCTGACGGTTGCGGCCGCCGCTCATGAGGGAAGAAGTCCAGTCACTGTCATTGTCTGTGCTGTCCTTGGAGTAGTCACTGTCCAGTGAAGGACCCTCTCGAGACAGGTTGTACAGGATCCCAGGGAGGTCCACCAACTGAGCGTGATGGAGAGCTTTAGGGGGAGGATAGGGCTCTGGTGGAGGGTTACCCACCACTGGTCCATAGAAATCCACTTGTGGAGCAGCGTATCCTGACCACCTCTTGGGTATAGACTCAAGGTCATGCAAGCTTTGGCCACTCCTCATGCTTCTGTCACTCATCTCACTGTCAAGACTAGACgccaaagaggaagaggagggtcctAGGCTGCTTCTGTTTAGAGATGGACTCCTGTCATCAAGGCTCAAGGTGTTTCCACTCCTCTGTGAGGACCTCACACTTGGAAACAGACTCAGGCTAGGTTCTTCAGGCACAGTTTGGCTAAAGCAAGTCCTGCGATAATTGCCTGAGGTTGAAGTTGCTGTAGCTGATGCTTGAGGTGACGCTGGTGGAGCAGAGCGTGGAAGACTTCGGTTAATGGGTCGACCTGAAACATCAAGGTTTTCTAGAGCTGTCTGAACCTGTAGGAGCTTCAGTTCCTGAAGGGCTCCCATCATGGAGTTCATCTGAGCATGGAGGCCATCTCCGGCTTCTTTCATAGACACCTGGAGAGAGACAAAGATCATCAATGGAGGAGataatgatgaagaagaagaatctgaCATGTCAAGTTATGCTTCACATCACTGCTGTAATCCTGCTTTTTAGTTTCCTGCCTTTGAGACTTCTCTTTTGTTTGTCTCAGTCTGCTCACCGTGTTTAATTATGGGTCATGTAACGCGGCTTTGGATGACCAGGGCCCCATATGGTCAGCATATGAGACACGATCCAGCCTATGACAGCTGTGAAACAGACTGGcttgcattttctttctcttccactCTTCCTATCTCAGCCTTTTCCAGTTTCCATCCATTTAATTTAGTCCACATTTGATCCTTCCTTTGCTCCTTTGCATTTTTTCTACACTCCCACTTCTCCCCCTGCAGCAGTAATCATACGTTActcctctctctttttgttCTCGTGTTTAAAAACCTGATCTAACCACCTCCTCCTGAAGGCAAACAGAAAGGCCTAAGGCAACATCGTGACCCGTGTCTTGACTTGTTTGCCTGAATCATCCACGCCTCCATCTAGACTTTGAATCATaacacgtttaaaaaaaaacacacccacatCGCCAAAAGGTAGCAGCTGATTGATGAGCAAATCTGTAGCGAACCCTTCTGATTTTGCAAAAAATGGAAGAGGAAAGAAAGCATGCAAGGAATTTGGAGTAACGTGTGGGGGGGTAACTCCTGGTGAGAAAGTTTTAAGACACACCTAGTGGGAAAGATGAAACTGATAAACAACTTATAAATGCAGCAACACAGACATCTGTTAccaagacagaaataaatattaattgcCCTTATAATACATCTCTTACCGTCACCAAGCAGGAGGTGTGGATACGTCTGTCTGACTCTGTTGATAGTCTCTGTTTCTCACCTCTATATGTATCCTTCTCCAATAAGAGAACATTGTTGGGTatcgcagccaatcagagcttcCTATCTAGGCTAATACATCCAAACgatgggggggtagggggttaCTCAGGCGGAAATGGTCTGACAATGACAGGAGCAAGAGGGGAGACTCTGGGTAGCCGGGATGGTGAGAATGGAGCAGGTTGGGGAAGGGATCCCTCGCCATATGTTTGGATGCTGAGGAGAAAACTGTTGATGGGTTTAATTATGGATGACACCATAAGAACACAGAAGGAGGTTAGAGGCTGTGATATTTAATCTTGGGGGAGCAAGGATTGTTTTCAACCCCAGGTGGGAAAAGTAGACGTGTTGAACAAATGGCAGTCACAAACAAAGGCAGCGATGAAcacagtgagagaaagagacgCCGCAGAGGGTTTTCTGGGAAATCTGACAGACGTAACAGATACTCAGGTTTGACGCTGGTGCTGTATGAACACTTAACGAAGCCTGTAAATATTTGTTCTGCTATCAAATTATATTTGACTACACAAAACCTTTTAGAGTATGATCTTACGTACTATACACCTACTATACACGacttattaattttatttccttagATTATCCTCctgatcattttattatttaacctAACTtatcaattaattaaattaacttattaattattaattttatgtgAATACACATTGAAGAACCCAAAATCAGAGGAAATCTGGGTATATTTGCCGCTCTTCTGTGACAAGTTGATCATCAGGGCTTGTAACGAAAGGCTCTGCTATTTCTCACAATATGTACCTAACACCTTTACAATGTTATAACATGTTATAACACTATTATAACACTTTATCATTATTGCTGCTGTTTAGTTGGTGACAAATCTGTACAAAAGTTTGCACATTTTCTTGTCTaaaacatgtgtcaaactcatggcccgggggccaaatgtggccccccacatcattttatgtggcccaagAGAGCACAAACgattgtctaaaataaataggtcaaaagtgtgctttgacctgaaaattacatttcccacaatgcagtagttcagcccattttaacccTGACTAaatgttgtgaacaaagttaacgtccaaacttgtgtctgatgttatttttctttattgattgatagtttgatccttgattgatggagttctgtgggtttaataacctgacaaatgaaaaggatttatgttagaacagagaaacaaacatatttttttctgtgtaactgtaatgtttgtaacttgaataagtaataaattcagttttttaaCATTAcgtagtagttacatttatgttacattgtgtttagttacatttattagctaAATCTGGCCCCTGATGTGGCCTTCAGTGAAAAAGAGTTTGTCACCCCTTCCCTAAACCATTAACACACTGGGTTAACACACAGCCATATGGATGAGTGGGTTTACCAGTGCATGAACAGACTTAAGATCAGATAATAACCCTATCACTGCACATGCTGGGAACAAAAGCCCCTGAGCTTCTCTCAGATCTCTAAATTATCTAGTGAAGGTTCGTGTAATTATCACCATCAGGGTGTCTCTGGTCTTTGTCTCTGGGACATATGGCTGACTTCATTAGCTATAAGTCCCAGGAGAGGCTGGGAGAGAGCTCATAATTACAGTTCACTTTCCGTCACAACAAAACAGTTGCTGAAAAGTTGGTTACTGTTGTTACAACTCATAGTTTATGTAGGGATTAGCTGTGGGGATTACCACAATCGGAGCTGCTGGTGTAATCTGGACCATTTAAACACATTGAAGCTGCTATCCTGAGTAGCGTGTTCTCATGCGGTGTAATCGGGCCACACCTGTTTGCACACGTTACCCAAACACACCCAACGTAAACGCTCACACGCGGCTTTTTTCCATTCATGTGTAAACGTGTTACTTAAAACACTCTGGGCTGTTTACAGGCATTTCTATTCTTGGACAACATTAATGAATCATATTGTTTCCCAAGGAACAAACAGAGTTGCAGTAGCTAACCTGGACTCCATCGCTCCACCTTCACCAGGCTGAACTTGGTGACCTGATTGTGTCAAACGTTTTCATTCCAGAACGTTGATGCTAAAAGTGACTTCACAACAGCGTCCCGCAGCGATTTCTACTTTAAACACAGACGCTGTTCCTTGTGAGATGTCTCAGATTTACAAAGTGTGAATCAGCCCAGGGGCCTTGTTaggatgaaaacacaacaggCCTGATTGGAACACCTTACAAGAGATGTGTCCTTTCTAATTTAATAAGAGGACTGGGATTAAAATGGGGGCCGTGGGGGTTTCTGGCTGTATTTCCCAGAAACACCGGCATCATTAACTCATCCTTGTGAAATTTAGTCCTTTTCTTGAAATAAAGGCgttcctttaaaataaataaataaataaataaataaataaaaattaaaattaaaattaaaaataaaaattacataaagaaaataaaaataaaaagtttcttGAAGTAAAGCCGTTAATATGCGTTCTTCAAacgtttatttttgtgtaacaCCATAAAAAGCCATCCAAGTGAAAATCTGAATGAACAGAAGAAAGAATGCCCCTGGATGCCCccttctcaccccccccccccccacttcttcTATGGCTGCAGTGATGCCAGCCAACCAGACATAATTACCTATCAAGAGCCAAAGGCTTCAAAGTTTAAGAACAACGACTGACAGTCTTGCATTAATGTTGAATGAAGgcttattagaaaaaaaagatctgcCCATTTTAATGAAAACCGTTTATTCTTTAATTTATACTCTCTCGCCAGGATTCAACGACGTTGAAGATGCATCCTGAAAGCATCCAGTATTCATGCAGGTAAAGTAAACCTCATGAACCAGTGGCCTTCATGTCACCTCCATCCAGTGATGGAGCGAGGCAGGAAATagttgtgcaaaaaaacacacactgatcgCACAGATTCACACGTGTTCAGACACGACTGGCATGAACCAAGTCAGTGTGTGAACGACACGCATGTTCCTGTTTGCATGTTGGATTTCAGCTCCGTCCCcgctgttgtttatttattattggcTGGAGGGGGGAGCAAACAGGGAGGCCAAGGTTATCAGGCCCAGAAGCTCTTCCTGTTTAGAGGGTTACTCCATCCTCTCTCCACCTTCAACCCTAATTAAAACTGAATGGGGGGCTGTGTGGGGGTCGAGGACAGGAATGGGGTGTCTGTCCATACAGAGGCTGACTGTGGCTGACCTGCTGGATGTGAGGCAGACGGCTGCGTTCAGCCCAGAGGTGTACTAACGCTGTGCAGCAACGGCTGAGAGAAATAAATGACAGTGCTGTGGCCATGAAAGCTACTCTGGTAAAAAGGGCTTTATAGTAACTGTGTTCAGTCTGAATGTCCTCAGGGTCACATTTAGTGGAGGTAAAAGAGTGAAAAGTGTTCACTCCTGGAGAAAAAGTAGCTTTAATATGTCGACGCGACAAATTGGCACATTTTTAACCCACATTCTACTCTTATAATATTCATTGTGTTGACTAAGATGTTTGTGCAAGATgagatacagtaatccctcgagattcgcacttcaagatgaCCGGCTTCACcttattttgatttttagtaggtagtcacatgatacggtacgcacattctattggctgacagtaatccggaagtgcgctgcgttacGAGACTCACGCACTTCtgtggattaaaaaaacagtttatcaGAATGTTGGAAAAGGTCACACAGATAGAAGCTTTAAGCATCACAGCGCATGTTTGGTCCGCTAACACATTAATGTTCGACAACATGCATTCTGAAGTCACAACAACACGGGGACGGGATAACGTGAACTCAGACTTCTCCTCAAATGAAGGCAGAATGTGGAGCAGAAAGACTAGAAGTCACCCCCCAGCTGTCCTGAAACAATcaattgaaaatgtgtttcacagTGATTTTTCTTCCTGTGACACATGACAAAGCAGTTCCTGTGTATTGTAACAAAGTGATAGAGCAGCTCTAGCTCAAACACAATGAACACCCAAAGAAAAGCCCCacagttgccccccccccccgcaagaGCCGGGTTCCAATTTTAGTGGAGGGGAAGGAAGGGCAGGCTGGAGAACACGAGCGGCGGGGGAGCCACCGAACAAATGAGCGTGAAACCAAACCATTATAGTGTCCCATGTTGGGTACAGAGTTCTGACACCCCCCCCTGGAGGTAATAAACACGATGGAACTCTGGATGGTTCCAGAACACCCTCCGGTTTCTCTCAGGTGATCTCACGCTCGTCGGGTTCATCCTTGAATTCCACGCTGACGGTTGTGTTTGAAGATGAGCCTCAGGCgtgagagaaagaaggaagtCTGGCGCATATGAAATCAGCtccagcagtgatgtcatcaaagcTTTGACTCGCCGTCTGAAGGGCTGGAGGAAAGCAGGTGTGAGTCCTTCGCGGTGAGTCAGAAGACTCCCCAGCGTGTGGAGCTTCACCTCAAACCGGCAGGGAGGGCCGGTGTTGCTTTAGTGTGACTTTATGTCTGTTTCTTTAAAGAACGGTGAGTCAGACGTGAACCTGAGACATTTTTCACTGCTGCCGTCACATCATCAGGACCAGACTCGGACTTGAACCCTTACAGCCCCATGATCACACCCCCA
This sequence is a window from Antennarius striatus isolate MH-2024 chromosome 5, ASM4005453v1, whole genome shotgun sequence. Protein-coding genes within it:
- the inka2 gene encoding PAK4-inhibitor INKA2, which gives rise to MESQLSKAESRNMDACLRRLKQELVSMKEAGDGLHAQMNSMMGALQELKLLQVQTALENLDVSGRPINRSLPRSAPPASPQASATATSTSGNYRRTCFSQTVPEEPSLSLFPSVRSSQRSGNTLSLDDRSPSLNRSSLGPSSSSLASSLDSEMSDRSMRSGQSLHDLESIPKRWSGYAAPQVDFYGPVVGNPPPEPYPPPKALHHAQLVDLPGILYNLSREGPSLDSDYSKDSTDNDSDWTSSLMSGGRNRQPLVLGDNVFADLVGNWLDLPEVEREEGEEDRRSEDRIMDLGVDRPDSPAHPLRLSRSQEICRKFSLTTNIFKKFLRSVRPDRDKLLKERPGWMAPGLSESDLFKRPKKLAPKSSKHSFYLPFWSNAQQGKNRPFPHLCETDGNHHYQFPQVHQPPFAGVYIDRRQSETGLKKMQPLFDYNTAVWV